In Candidatus Cloacimonadota bacterium, the genomic window CAACGAATATCGATTCCAGTATGATCGCCCAGTTCTATATGCTTAATAAAAAAATAAAAATCGATAATACAATTATTTTTGATAACGGAAATTTAAAAAAATAATATCATAGGTGGAAAACATGAAAAAACTAGGTGTCCTTATCCTTTTATTAACTATCACATCTCTTTGTTTTTCTGATGTAATAACACAGACGTACTACTTTGATAGTCCAGAGATAGTGGTCGATGGAGAATACGCCATCCTACAGATGGATGATAGCTACCATCTGGGAAATCCAGGCGAGCCATCAATTCCATACCAGGGAGTGGTTTTACTCCTCCCTCAGAACCAGGAAATCTCAAAACTGTCGATAAAATTTTCCGAACAAATCGATCTTGGTTTCTACAAAGTCTTCCCGAAACAACAGCCAATGCCCCTCTCTTTATTAGATCAAGCAGAATTCACTCCGCCTGATGAAACAATCTACACAAGTGACAATGCTTTCCCAACATCACAGCATAACATTCCAAATACACATTATCTTGCTGGATACTCTGTAGGTTCTTTCGCCCTTACACCAATTTCTTACAAACCCTCAACACGAGAATTGAGTTATTTCAAAAAGGCAGTTGTTACGGTTGAAACTTCTTACAGGGATGCCGCTAATCAGGCACAAAAATTTTTACATAGAAATTATGATGTAGAAACAAGACTAGCTGCCCTCGTTGATAATATCGATATGATCGACACATATTCTGTTCCCCAATCCAAAGCAGATGGTTATGATTATATCATTATTACCAGCAGTGCTTTCGAAGATGACTATCAGGTTCTTGCAGATTTTCATGCAATGAGAGGACTGAAAACACATATTGAACTTGTTAGCGATATTATGCTTGGTTACCCGGGTGTTGATGTGGCAGATCAGATTCGAAATTATATCATAGCTGAATACACAGATTATCCTGTGAAATATGTCCTTCTTGGAGCAGATACCGATATTATCCCTGATAGAGGAATGTATGTCGATCCGGGATACGGATATGATGACGATGACATTCCTGCCGATCTTTATTACGGCTGTCTTGACAGATCTGCTGCACCTGGTTCCGGACCTGACTGGAATAACAATAACAACTCTCTCTGGGGTGAAGAGAACGAAGCGGACATGCTTGCAGAGGTTTATATCGGAAGGATCACTGCTAATAACAGTACCGAGATCGCCAATCAGATTAACAAGATACAAAAATATCTTGAAGAGCCCATACTTGGCGCACAGGAAACAACTCTTTTGGTTGGTGAAAATCTCTGGCCCGGAACATATGGTGGGACCTATATGGATGAACTTCTAACCGGAAGCTCCTCAAATGGATATACTACTGTCGGCATTCCTGCTAGCTGGACAATTACAAAACTCTATCAAATCAACTATAACTGGTCTTCAAATGACCTCTATAATGAATTAAATCTTGGTCCTAATTTCCTTAATCACCTTGGACACGGTTCAACTACTCACTGCCTAAATATCGATAATTCTAACCTGACAACTTACAATCTTACTAACGACGGAATCACAAGTGGTTTTTATAATGGATATTCACAAGCATGTTACTCCGGTTCGATTGACAACAGAACTTCTTCCGGGTATTTTGGATCTGATTGTTTCATGGAAGTAATAACAAACATGTCTACCGCTGCTTCTGCATTTGTTGGTAACAGCAGATACGGCTGGGGTCAGCAGGGAGGTACAGACGGTGCTTCTCAGCATTTCCACAGACAATACATCGATGTCTATTTTGACACGGGTGTGTATTCTGTCAGCGGTGCAAACCAGCTCTCGAAAGAACAAACACTTCCATTCATTAATACAGACGAACTCATTAGATGGTGCTATTACCAGCTTAATGAATTCGGAGATCCAGCTCTCGAACTCTGGACTGAAAATCCTTCCAATCTTACTCCAATCTACCCTCAAACCATTATGGCTGGTGTTCCAAGCTTAGACGTAGCCGCTCCTGGCGGTTCACGAGTGGTCGTCTATGATGATGATACTATCTATGGATTTGCCACGGTGAATGTCTTGGGATTAGGAACTGTCTATTTCGACAATGTGCCATCTGAGGCAGGTATCATTCATATCGCGATCGTCTCTCATAATTATTATAAATATGTTGGAGATATTGTCGTAACTGCCAGTATCGTGAATTTAACTCCCGGAACCATAAATGTGAATGTTCCAACTCAGATAACAGTGGAAGTCATGGCACCAGACAGTATTACGCCGCAAGCTGGAGTAAATGTATGGGCAGAAGGTCTTGATTATACATCTAATATAGAAGTAACAGACGTTACGGGAACGGCCTTAATTAATGTAAATTATCAATATGGACCGACACTGCAGATCTTTGGGCAAAATCCTGGAGATGATTATTATCTCTTCCATGAGGAAGTAAATGTAACAGCTCTTGATTTTACAAATCCCACCTTAGGCGTCACAACTGATTTCGGATTAGAAGACACATTTGCTCTCAATCTTGAGGGGACAATTGAAGCTGATGCTGTCGAAAGCGGATTCACACTTTGGATTGACGTTGACGGTCTTGGTTTTAGCCTTGCTGAAATGATCGTTTATGATGTAACTCCCACAACAATGATACCTGTCGAAGCAGCGATTGCTAAATCAGGATACAACATCTACCAGCATACCTTCCCTGTTATTGTTGCTTATGGAAATGTGTGCGGTATTGTTACAGAAAGCGG contains:
- a CDS encoding T9SS type A sorting domain-containing protein; this translates as MKKLGVLILLLTITSLCFSDVITQTYYFDSPEIVVDGEYAILQMDDSYHLGNPGEPSIPYQGVVLLLPQNQEISKLSIKFSEQIDLGFYKVFPKQQPMPLSLLDQAEFTPPDETIYTSDNAFPTSQHNIPNTHYLAGYSVGSFALTPISYKPSTRELSYFKKAVVTVETSYRDAANQAQKFLHRNYDVETRLAALVDNIDMIDTYSVPQSKADGYDYIIITSSAFEDDYQVLADFHAMRGLKTHIELVSDIMLGYPGVDVADQIRNYIIAEYTDYPVKYVLLGADTDIIPDRGMYVDPGYGYDDDDIPADLYYGCLDRSAAPGSGPDWNNNNNSLWGEENEADMLAEVYIGRITANNSTEIANQINKIQKYLEEPILGAQETTLLVGENLWPGTYGGTYMDELLTGSSSNGYTTVGIPASWTITKLYQINYNWSSNDLYNELNLGPNFLNHLGHGSTTHCLNIDNSNLTTYNLTNDGITSGFYNGYSQACYSGSIDNRTSSGYFGSDCFMEVITNMSTAASAFVGNSRYGWGQQGGTDGASQHFHRQYIDVYFDTGVYSVSGANQLSKEQTLPFINTDELIRWCYYQLNEFGDPALELWTENPSNLTPIYPQTIMAGVPSLDVAAPGGSRVVVYDDDTIYGFATVNVLGLGTVYFDNVPSEAGIIHIAIVSHNYYKYVGDIVVTASIVNLTPGTINVNVPTQITVEVMAPDSITPQAGVNVWAEGLDYTSNIEVTDVTGTALINVNYQYGPTLQIFGQNPGDDYYLFHEEVNVTALDFTNPTLGVTTDFGLEDTFALNLEGTIEADAVESGFTLWIDVDGLGFSLAEMIVYDVTPTTMIPVEAAIAKSGYNIYQHTFPVIVAYGNVCGIVTESGNSTPVSNAEVRFYEQGANPQNDDPVFVSTTDASGIYASGEDYTVDYYDIYIAKWGFDPYQENGYFLGYGANAHDIVINPVESGFISGHVFSDFMMLTGATLSYVRSDNGEEYASVQTDAGSYEVSLPHFIYELYVTAEGHVPYHGTFVVNGDDEYDYHLGSAQLFDDAEEGLSQWTSADWNTTSTAYVSPTHSFTDSPTGNYTSWRTAILQLDQPISLVSYTGTASLFFNTKWEIEADDWDYAQVQASTDGSTWTALEGEYTEPGAGSFQPPNEPVYDGTQADWVAETSDLSDFAGEPQVYIRFVMDSDGYVNEDGIYVDDILVGDPSSSYEIPVTANDDPVTINHLTLNQNFPNPFVGATTISFSIPSHSQNAELKIYNIKGQLVKTFIPEISPKGSVINFKWDGKDNHEKTVANGVYFYRLETKEKQITKKMVLMR